In Zalophus californianus isolate mZalCal1 chromosome 4, mZalCal1.pri.v2, whole genome shotgun sequence, the following proteins share a genomic window:
- the P3R3URF gene encoding PIK3R3 upstream open reading frame protein, with product MGPSQPVRAPRPRGLSSPYRRPGLGWPQPRNPRMFKCSHRRYRQKPQGPAATTAATNPATVATDINNTLTATTSVWILPPQILRHLCQPGSFLIF from the exons ATGGGGCCTTCTCAGCCTGTCCGTGCCCCTCGGCCCCGGGGCCTAAGTTCCCCCTACCgcaggccagggctgggctggcctCAGCCTCGAAATCCCAGGATGTTCAAGTGTAGCCACAGAAGGTACCGGCAGAAACCCCAAGGCCCAGCTGCCACCACTGCAGCCACCAATCCTGCCACCGTGGCCACAGATATCAACAACACTCTTACCGCCACCACCAGTGTGTGGATCCTTCCGCCACAAA tTCTCAGACACCTTTGTCAACCCGGCAGCTTTCTGATCTTCTAG